One region of Mucilaginibacter sp. 14171R-50 genomic DNA includes:
- a CDS encoding 3'-5' exonuclease — MKLQLKRPLAFFDLETTGTNIGADRIVEISVIKLNPDGSEHVKTWRIHPGIPIPLESSLVHGIYDEHVKDEKRFHDLGQEIADFIHDSDLAGYNSNKFDIPMLMEEFLRAGVQFDLDQRHFVDVQNIFHQMEQRTLKAAYQFYCNKQIVNAHSAEADTRATMEVLLAQIERYENMEWEDKKGNKSIPVVGDVEALHKFTNLSRPVDFAGRMVYNEQGEELINFGKHKGKRVEDVFNVEPSYYSWMMQGDFPLYTKRKLEEIYKRWNAKKVAERQHARPAQQAGPANQQAQQPQTPRPAFQNNSPKSSPQINNQPFKKKEEPARPVDDDMLAQLANKFKKG; from the coding sequence ATGAAATTACAATTAAAGCGGCCTCTTGCCTTTTTTGACCTGGAAACTACCGGTACCAATATTGGCGCCGACCGCATAGTAGAGATATCTGTTATTAAGCTTAACCCTGATGGCAGCGAACATGTAAAAACCTGGCGCATCCATCCGGGCATACCTATACCGTTGGAATCATCGTTGGTACATGGTATTTACGACGAGCACGTAAAGGACGAGAAGCGTTTTCATGACTTGGGGCAGGAAATTGCCGATTTTATCCACGATAGTGATCTTGCAGGTTATAATTCCAACAAGTTTGACATCCCGATGCTGATGGAGGAGTTTTTACGCGCGGGTGTGCAGTTTGACCTTGATCAGCGCCATTTTGTAGATGTGCAGAACATTTTTCACCAAATGGAGCAGCGCACCTTAAAAGCTGCCTACCAGTTTTATTGTAATAAGCAAATTGTTAACGCGCATTCGGCCGAGGCCGACACCCGCGCTACCATGGAAGTTTTGCTGGCGCAGATAGAGCGCTACGAGAATATGGAGTGGGAAGACAAAAAAGGTAATAAAAGCATCCCTGTAGTGGGCGATGTGGAAGCCTTACATAAGTTTACCAACCTTAGCCGGCCGGTTGACTTTGCAGGCCGTATGGTGTATAACGAACAAGGTGAAGAACTGATAAACTTTGGCAAACACAAAGGCAAAAGGGTAGAGGATGTATTTAATGTTGAGCCAAGCTATTACTCGTGGATGATGCAGGGCGATTTCCCGCTGTACACCAAGCGTAAGCTGGAAGAGATATACAAACGCTGGAACGCTAAAAAAGTGGCAGAACGCCAGCATGCCAGGCCCGCGCAACAGGCAGGCCCTGCAAACCAACAGGCACAGCAGCCACAAACGCCCCGCCCTGCTTTTCAGAATAACAGCCCAAAAAGCAGCCCTCAAATAAACAACCAGCCGTTTAAAAAGAAAGAAGAACCGGCCAGGCCTGTAGATGATGATATGCTGGCACAGTTAGCCAATAAATTTAAGAAGGGGTAA
- a CDS encoding STAS/SEC14 domain-containing protein has product MLQFINDLEPHVVGIHATGEVTKEDIENVLMPRIDELVARQGEINYLLVLDTDVQNWTMGAWWNDIKVGLKNFTKWNKIAVVSDQKGVQWVTDAFRFFVPGNSKGFSLAQLDQAVEWINAKEVETIEQTN; this is encoded by the coding sequence ATGCTGCAATTTATTAATGACCTGGAACCTCATGTAGTAGGCATACACGCCACAGGCGAGGTGACCAAAGAAGATATTGAAAATGTATTGATGCCGCGTATTGACGAACTTGTAGCACGACAGGGCGAAATAAACTACCTGCTGGTGCTGGATACCGATGTGCAGAACTGGACGATGGGCGCGTGGTGGAACGATATTAAGGTGGGACTGAAAAACTTTACAAAGTGGAACAAAATAGCGGTGGTTAGCGACCAGAAAGGCGTACAGTGGGTTACAGATGCGTTCCGTTTTTTTGTGCCGGGTAACTCAAAAGGCTTTTCGTTGGCGCAACTTGACCAGGCTGTAGAATGGATAAACGCGAAAGAAGTAGAAACTATTGAACAAACAAATTAA
- a CDS encoding Gfo/Idh/MocA family protein, whose protein sequence is MRNSIIKTARLIFCALFISCAFFTAAVGQTTSVVKTLPLAPVQPVLLSTQKLAIAGLSHDHVHNILGDYRNGKVLIVGIAEGDKQLRARYQKQYNLPDSIFFDDLKKMVTTKKPDVVLGYNPVAKHIDIVEVCAPLGISVMVEKPLAATLAQANRMEFLALKYYIKLLTNYETTWYPSYQHVYDMVAQDSIGQIRKMVVHDGHQGPKEIGCSKDFTNWLTDPEMNGAGALNDFGCYGADLMTWLMNGQKPVAVTAVARHFKLKTYPKVDDDATIIVEYPTATGIIEASWNWPFSIKDLEVFGDEGYMHALDKDTVITRLNNLRAVKSVAAPLLAPNDHPIPYLQVVVKNRLKGITDRSSLKYNMIVMQILDAAKRSIAEGKRIVL, encoded by the coding sequence ATGAGAAATAGCATCATAAAAACCGCGAGGTTGATATTCTGCGCGTTATTTATATCGTGCGCGTTTTTCACAGCTGCAGTAGGGCAAACTACATCGGTTGTAAAAACATTGCCGCTTGCGCCGGTGCAGCCGGTGTTACTGAGCACCCAGAAGCTGGCGATAGCAGGGTTGTCGCACGATCATGTGCACAATATACTGGGCGATTATCGAAACGGTAAGGTACTTATTGTAGGTATTGCCGAGGGCGACAAGCAGCTCCGTGCACGCTACCAGAAACAATACAATCTACCCGATTCTATCTTTTTTGATGACCTGAAAAAGATGGTTACAACCAAAAAGCCCGATGTGGTACTGGGCTATAACCCCGTAGCAAAGCACATCGATATTGTAGAGGTTTGCGCCCCCCTGGGCATCTCTGTAATGGTTGAAAAGCCGCTGGCCGCTACCCTGGCACAAGCTAACCGCATGGAATTTTTAGCATTAAAATATTATATAAAGCTGCTTACCAACTACGAAACCACCTGGTACCCATCGTACCAGCACGTATATGATATGGTGGCGCAGGATAGTATAGGCCAGATCAGGAAAATGGTTGTGCACGACGGGCACCAGGGCCCCAAAGAGATTGGCTGCAGCAAAGATTTTACCAACTGGCTTACCGACCCGGAAATGAACGGCGCCGGTGCGCTAAACGACTTTGGCTGTTACGGTGCCGACCTGATGACCTGGCTAATGAACGGACAAAAACCGGTAGCGGTAACAGCCGTTGCGCGTCATTTTAAACTAAAAACTTACCCCAAGGTGGATGATGACGCTACGATAATTGTGGAATACCCAACGGCCACAGGTATCATTGAGGCATCGTGGAACTGGCCGTTCTCTATCAAAGACCTTGAGGTGTTCGGCGACGAGGGCTACATGCACGCGTTAGATAAAGATACCGTTATTACCCGTTTAAATAATTTGCGGGCGGTAAAAAGCGTGGCGGCCCCTTTGCTTGCACCAAATGATCATCCTATCCCCTATCTCCAGGTTGTGGTAAAAAACCGGCTAAAGGGGATAACCGACAGGTCATCGCTGAAGTATAATATGATAGTAATGCAGATACTGGATGCTGCCAAACGGTCAATCGCCGAAGGCAAACGGATAGTGCTGTAA
- the queG gene encoding tRNA epoxyqueuosine(34) reductase QueG, which translates to MQQKLSAYSQLIKTEAKNLGFLFCGIARAEFLEEEAPRLEAWLNKRMHGEMRYMENYFDKRLDPRLLVDGARSVISLGLNYYTDAVQHDPLAPKISKYAYGTDYHSVIKDKLKQLLGIINQKIGAVGGRAFVDSAPVLDKAWAKKAGLGWVGKNTNLISKQAGSFFFLAELIVDIELEYDVEPTADHCGTCTRCIDACPTDAIVGPYVVDGSRCISYLTIELKNEIPQEFKGKMDNWMFGCDICQDVCPWNRFSVLHNEPAFDPHPELHGLKKQDWEEITTDVFQKVFKNSAVKRTKFEGLRRNIEFLKKT; encoded by the coding sequence ATGCAGCAAAAACTGTCGGCATACTCGCAACTGATAAAAACCGAAGCTAAAAACCTGGGCTTTTTGTTTTGCGGTATAGCCAGGGCTGAATTTTTGGAAGAAGAAGCACCCCGGTTGGAGGCATGGTTAAACAAGCGTATGCACGGCGAAATGCGTTACATGGAAAACTATTTTGATAAGCGCCTTGACCCACGTTTACTGGTAGACGGTGCGAGATCTGTTATTTCGTTAGGGCTTAACTATTATACCGACGCTGTACAACACGACCCCCTGGCTCCCAAAATATCAAAGTATGCTTACGGCACTGATTACCATTCGGTTATAAAGGATAAACTAAAGCAATTATTAGGAATAATTAACCAGAAAATTGGCGCGGTAGGCGGCCGCGCGTTTGTAGATTCGGCACCGGTGCTTGATAAGGCCTGGGCTAAAAAGGCGGGTTTAGGGTGGGTTGGGAAAAACACCAACCTGATAAGCAAACAGGCCGGCTCATTCTTTTTTTTAGCAGAGCTGATAGTGGATATTGAGCTGGAGTACGATGTGGAACCTACTGCCGACCATTGCGGCACCTGCACCCGCTGCATTGACGCGTGCCCAACCGACGCCATTGTTGGCCCCTATGTGGTTGATGGCAGCCGCTGCATATCGTACCTGACCATTGAACTGAAGAACGAGATACCGCAGGAGTTTAAGGGCAAAATGGATAACTGGATGTTTGGCTGCGATATATGCCAGGATGTATGCCCCTGGAACCGGTTTTCGGTACTGCACAACGAACCCGCATTTGACCCGCACCCGGAACTGCACGGCCTTAAAAAGCAGGATTGGGAAGAGATAACTACCGATGTTTTTCAAAAAGTATTTAAAAATTCGGCGGTGAAGCGCACCAAATTTGAGGGTTTGAGAAGAAATATAGAGTTTTTAAAAAAAACATAA
- a CDS encoding nuclear transport factor 2 family protein, with the protein MTITLRPILAALLAIAFTACNNKPDKPAVGQSDISKQVIDEHFRYLNDHDLKSLVAQYDDKAKITTSDWDGENTGKQGADQIFHQLFYVSPDAKYLVDNIINNDSTVVVEYDVIGLKEKAGSPIRYDVRNCSVFKIKGDKISSEATYSNSRLYHNR; encoded by the coding sequence ATGACAATTACCCTGCGCCCTATCCTTGCTGCGTTACTGGCAATTGCGTTTACAGCTTGCAATAATAAGCCCGATAAACCCGCAGTTGGCCAAAGCGACATTTCAAAACAAGTTATTGACGAGCATTTCAGGTACCTGAATGACCATGATCTGAAAAGCCTGGTTGCACAGTATGACGATAAAGCCAAAATAACCACCAGCGATTGGGATGGCGAAAACACGGGCAAACAAGGGGCCGACCAAATATTTCATCAGCTATTCTACGTATCGCCTGATGCCAAATACCTGGTGGATAATATAATCAATAACGATTCGACGGTGGTAGTTGAATACGATGTGATCGGCCTGAAAGAAAAAGCAGGCAGCCCTATCCGTTACGATGTTCGTAACTGTAGTGTCTTTAAGATAAAAGGCGATAAAATTAGCAGCGAGGCCACCTACTCAAATTCTAGGCTGTACCATAACAGGTAG
- a CDS encoding polysaccharide deacetylase family protein: protein MLKQFSALLPLCIMGMVSCQSKPSSTEKTAADSAKTTTEETATPVAKLATGPVDKAAVLARKQVPILCYHQIRDWKATDSKNAKDYIVQIAAFKEHMKMLADSGYHTILPDQLYNYLVTGAPLPKKPIMLTFDDTDVDQFTIAAPEMKKYGFKGVFFVMTVSIGRPHYMTAEMIKKLSDEGHVISSHTWDHHRVDKYSHNSNLVIKGLNGKITNRPVDDWVTQIDKPTKKLEEITGKKIQYFAYPFGIWKKPVLPELDKRGFKMAFQLADKRDPDYPLLTVRRILDSGYWSAKTLSNSIRNSF, encoded by the coding sequence ATGTTAAAGCAATTTTCGGCGCTGCTGCCACTTTGTATCATGGGCATGGTATCGTGCCAGTCAAAACCATCATCTACAGAAAAAACTGCTGCCGACAGCGCCAAAACCACCACAGAAGAAACCGCGACACCAGTGGCTAAGCTGGCAACCGGCCCTGTGGATAAAGCCGCAGTTTTAGCCCGCAAACAGGTGCCTATACTGTGTTATCACCAAATACGCGACTGGAAGGCAACCGACTCAAAAAATGCTAAGGATTATATCGTTCAGATAGCGGCATTTAAAGAGCATATGAAGATGCTGGCCGATAGCGGCTACCATACCATATTGCCCGACCAGTTGTATAACTACCTGGTTACCGGGGCACCACTGCCTAAAAAGCCAATTATGCTAACGTTTGATGATACCGACGTTGACCAGTTTACCATTGCCGCGCCCGAAATGAAAAAATATGGCTTTAAGGGCGTTTTCTTTGTGATGACGGTATCAATAGGTCGGCCGCATTACATGACTGCGGAGATGATCAAGAAACTTTCTGACGAGGGGCACGTAATTTCGAGCCACACCTGGGACCACCATCGTGTAGACAAATATTCGCATAACTCCAATTTGGTGATAAAGGGCTTAAACGGCAAGATAACCAACCGCCCGGTTGACGACTGGGTTACCCAGATTGACAAACCAACAAAAAAACTGGAAGAAATTACCGGTAAAAAAATCCAATACTTTGCCTACCCCTTCGGTATATGGAAGAAACCGGTTTTACCTGAGCTTGATAAAAGAGGCTTTAAAATGGCGTTTCAACTGGCTGATAAGCGCGATCCGGATTACCCGTTATTAACGGTGCGCCGGATATTAGACAGCGGTTACTGGAGCGCAAAAACGTTAAGCAACAGTATTAGGAATAGCTTTTAA
- a CDS encoding DUF3857 domain-containing protein produces the protein MNKLLLNLLVLISLTTLANAQDFAYGQFTFEEMRATNYKNDTSAHAYVIQEFGSSRLDITGDDDLKIAFTYHVKIKILDSKGFDKGTVSIPFYDFDDIHDAVTDIKGRTTYMEENGAIKTSDLDNSKIYPTTQNKYWKEIKFALPNLRSGCVIEYSYTKMVDGFYRFPSWQFQDDIPKKYSEYQAHIPAFWTYNALIRGSLALTKNKADVEKECFSSRGAKCDCSFLTFGMADIPAFTEEDYMTSPKNFLSAIYFSLQEYTNPYTGVKKRVTKEWKDIDYGLKHADYFGSQIKKDLLKPYIAPVIAGKTTDMEKALAVYSYIQKHIKWNDVYSTGSDGVRKSLDTHTGNSGDINIALVAALNSAGIKTDAVLLSTRANGVVNRLYPVESEFNYVIAKTTIDNVDYLLDATDPLLPFGMLPLKCLNDQGRVMSLDKPSYWIDLVASQKRSYTSSLDLTLQPNGKLRGTISTYSSGYQAYEKRKDIKKYNSVEEYIENLDEKLVKLKILKSNITNLDSLDKPLGEQYEVEIDLFDNINHNRLSFNPIIFDRYVTNPFKLEDRTYPVDWGMPSNSRYILTMHLPEGYAVESATQNMAVSLPNEGGKFMTEFSGKDNTFSYSNVIQFNKSIYAPEEYPYLKELYNKIIASEKAEIVFSKK, from the coding sequence ATGAATAAATTATTACTTAACTTACTGGTACTCATCTCTCTTACTACCCTGGCAAACGCACAGGATTTCGCTTACGGTCAATTCACCTTCGAAGAAATGAGGGCAACTAATTACAAGAACGATACTTCGGCCCATGCCTATGTGATACAGGAGTTTGGCTCCAGCCGGTTAGATATCACCGGCGACGACGATTTAAAGATAGCTTTTACCTACCACGTAAAGATCAAGATATTAGACAGTAAAGGTTTTGATAAAGGCACGGTAAGCATCCCTTTTTATGATTTTGACGACATCCATGATGCCGTTACCGATATCAAGGGCCGCACCACTTACATGGAAGAAAACGGCGCGATAAAAACCAGTGATCTTGATAATTCAAAAATTTACCCTACCACACAAAACAAGTACTGGAAAGAAATAAAATTTGCCTTGCCAAACCTGCGCAGCGGCTGCGTTATCGAATACTCTTACACCAAAATGGTGGATGGGTTTTACAGGTTCCCCTCGTGGCAGTTCCAGGATGATATCCCAAAAAAATATTCGGAATATCAGGCGCATATCCCCGCGTTTTGGACTTACAACGCCCTGATACGGGGTAGCCTTGCGCTTACAAAAAATAAAGCCGACGTAGAAAAGGAGTGTTTTAGCAGCCGCGGCGCAAAGTGCGATTGTTCTTTTCTGACCTTCGGTATGGCGGATATCCCGGCTTTTACCGAGGAAGATTACATGACATCGCCAAAAAACTTCCTGTCGGCTATATACTTTAGCTTGCAGGAGTATACAAACCCTTACACGGGTGTGAAAAAGAGGGTAACCAAAGAATGGAAAGATATTGATTATGGCCTTAAACACGCCGATTACTTTGGTTCGCAGATAAAAAAGGACCTGTTAAAGCCCTACATAGCCCCTGTTATTGCCGGTAAAACTACCGACATGGAAAAAGCGCTGGCGGTTTACAGCTACATACAAAAACACATTAAATGGAACGACGTCTATTCGACGGGTAGTGATGGCGTACGCAAATCGCTTGATACGCATACCGGCAATTCGGGCGATATCAATATAGCATTGGTAGCAGCCCTAAATTCTGCCGGTATAAAAACCGACGCGGTATTGTTATCTACACGCGCCAACGGCGTAGTAAACCGGCTGTATCCTGTAGAGAGTGAGTTTAATTATGTAATTGCCAAAACGACTATTGATAACGTTGACTACCTGCTTGACGCAACCGACCCTTTACTGCCATTTGGCATGCTGCCGCTAAAATGCCTTAACGATCAGGGCAGGGTAATGAGCCTTGATAAACCATCGTACTGGATAGACCTTGTTGCCAGTCAAAAAAGATCGTACACAAGCAGCCTGGACCTTACCCTGCAGCCTAATGGTAAACTGCGGGGCACAATAAGCACCTACTCCAGCGGTTACCAGGCTTATGAAAAACGGAAAGATATTAAGAAATACAACTCGGTTGAAGAGTACATCGAGAACCTGGACGAAAAACTGGTTAAGTTAAAGATACTGAAATCGAATATAACTAATCTGGATAGCCTTGATAAGCCCCTTGGCGAGCAATACGAGGTAGAGATCGATCTTTTTGATAACATTAATCATAACAGGCTATCCTTTAACCCTATCATTTTTGACCGCTACGTAACCAATCCGTTTAAATTAGAAGACCGCACTTACCCGGTAGACTGGGGCATGCCATCAAACAGCAGGTATATATTAACCATGCACCTGCCCGAGGGGTATGCCGTTGAAAGCGCCACGCAAAATATGGCTGTAAGCTTACCAAACGAGGGTGGTAAATTCATGACCGAATTTAGCGGTAAGGATAACACTTTCAGTTACTCCAATGTAATACAGTTCAACAAATCAATTTACGCGCCCGAGGAATATCCTTATTTAAAAGAACTATATAATAAAATCATAGCTTCAGAAAAGGCCGAGATCGTTTTCAGTAAAAAGTAA
- a CDS encoding DUF3857 domain-containing protein: MRRVLVLVMLLGAATLTHAQVNYDVSLIAKDLLPYASAVVRDQNVYTEVKDNSTYYHIKKAITVLNQNGDDLAHIVVWYNKTNLIKSIKGTTYNEFGKPTGKFSEKNFEDENAASDMSLFEDSRVKHFIPSIGSYPYTIEYEYEIRSKQTLNINDWQPNPNTGLAVQKSSYTFACPPDFDIRYKEINMPVKVTTGSKDGLKTYAWQVNNLKAVRSEPFSPVSETYLSTVKIAPKNFVYAGITGSFSNWNELGRWNYEKLLANRQTLPPETIEQVKMLTAGITDIKQKAKKIYAYMQGKTRYISVQVGIGGYQPMQAADVDKFSYGDCKALVNYTQALLKAAGIDSWYCVVNGDDTKISMLNDFAGMSQGNHVILCLPLKNDTTFLECTSQKIPFGFLGDFTDDRTVLACTPEGGKLLHTPRYASKDNLQSRKAAFSIDTTGALNGDMVTVYQGTQYTNPDELVNEPFGEQKKILQKMYARISNLNIETCDIKQDKLQMPVATETVKLSARDFASADNNKLYFALNPVNKYGTIRDVRNRINPVYINRGYIDEDEITYHLPAGYRPDMQPLNINIKQPFGSFTVTAVVNNGNIIYKRRVELVDGTYSKDTYEALVDFYQRIADADAYNVTLIKI; encoded by the coding sequence ATGAGAAGAGTTTTAGTGTTAGTGATGTTATTGGGTGCGGCCACACTTACCCATGCGCAGGTTAATTACGATGTAAGCCTGATAGCTAAAGACCTGCTGCCTTATGCAAGTGCCGTGGTACGAGATCAAAACGTATACACCGAGGTTAAGGATAACAGTACATATTATCACATTAAAAAAGCCATAACCGTTTTAAACCAGAACGGCGACGATTTGGCGCACATTGTGGTATGGTATAATAAAACTAACCTCATAAAAAGCATTAAGGGCACAACCTATAACGAGTTTGGAAAGCCCACGGGCAAATTCTCTGAAAAGAATTTTGAAGATGAAAACGCGGCCAGCGACATGTCGTTGTTTGAGGATTCGCGGGTGAAACATTTTATACCTTCTATAGGCTCGTACCCTTATACAATTGAATACGAGTATGAGATCCGGTCGAAACAAACCCTAAACATTAACGATTGGCAGCCTAACCCTAATACAGGCCTTGCAGTGCAAAAAAGTTCGTACACCTTTGCCTGCCCTCCTGACTTTGATATCAGGTATAAAGAGATAAACATGCCCGTAAAGGTTACCACAGGCAGCAAAGATGGCCTTAAAACATATGCCTGGCAGGTAAATAATTTAAAGGCCGTGAGGAGCGAACCGTTTAGCCCTGTCAGCGAAACTTATTTAAGCACCGTAAAAATAGCACCTAAAAATTTTGTTTACGCCGGTATAACCGGATCGTTCTCCAACTGGAACGAACTTGGCCGCTGGAATTACGAAAAATTACTGGCTAACAGGCAAACCCTGCCGCCCGAAACCATTGAACAGGTAAAAATGCTTACTGCCGGCATTACCGACATCAAACAGAAGGCAAAAAAAATATATGCGTACATGCAGGGTAAAACCCGGTATATAAGTGTTCAGGTGGGTATTGGCGGGTATCAGCCCATGCAGGCCGCCGATGTAGACAAATTTAGCTACGGCGATTGCAAGGCTCTGGTTAACTATACACAGGCGTTGTTGAAAGCGGCGGGTATCGATTCGTGGTACTGCGTGGTGAACGGCGACGATACTAAAATAAGCATGCTTAACGATTTTGCAGGGATGAGCCAGGGTAACCACGTAATATTGTGCCTGCCTTTAAAAAACGATACTACGTTTTTAGAATGTACCAGTCAAAAGATTCCCTTCGGCTTTCTGGGAGACTTTACGGACGACCGTACGGTGCTGGCCTGCACGCCCGAAGGCGGCAAACTGCTGCATACTCCCAGGTACGCGTCGAAAGATAACCTGCAAAGCCGTAAAGCAGCTTTTAGTATCGATACAACCGGCGCTTTGAACGGTGACATGGTAACTGTTTACCAAGGCACACAATACACTAACCCCGACGAGTTGGTTAACGAGCCTTTTGGTGAACAGAAAAAGATATTACAGAAGATGTATGCGCGCATCAGCAACCTTAATATCGAAACATGCGATATTAAACAGGACAAGTTGCAGATGCCCGTAGCTACAGAAACCGTTAAGCTAAGCGCACGCGACTTTGCTTCGGCAGATAACAATAAGCTTTACTTCGCTTTAAACCCGGTTAACAAATACGGTACGATACGCGATGTGCGCAACCGTATAAACCCGGTTTACATTAACCGTGGATACATTGATGAGGATGAGATAACGTATCACCTGCCCGCCGGTTACCGCCCGGATATGCAACCGCTTAACATAAATATTAAACAACCCTTTGGCAGTTTTACCGTGACAGCGGTTGTAAATAACGGCAATATTATTTATAAACGCCGCGTAGAACTTGTTGATGGTACTTACAGCAAAGATACCTATGAGGCCCTGGTCGATTTTTATCAGCGGATTGCCGATGCCGACGCTTATAACGTTACGCTGATTAAAATTTAA